One stretch of Eggerthella lenta DSM 2243 DNA includes these proteins:
- a CDS encoding TorD/DmsD family molecular chaperone, translating into MIDEGMRALAEALRQQSAAYGFVARLLRTEVDDEALGRLRAMRFPAASGNDHLDAGYRGLCAYLNAGGERQHGDLAVDFLHTFIGVTQDREQVAFPYESVYTSPEHLLMQDARDEVLAAYRAAKVVLVDEACEPEDHLAFELEFMQLLGERAAEALEAGDDGSCANLLEARRAFLEEHLLNWVPDFADDVQRVARTGFYRALADIVLGVLETDQAFLEDVLDDAA; encoded by the coding sequence ATGATTGACGAGGGAATGCGCGCCTTGGCCGAGGCGCTCCGGCAGCAGAGTGCGGCGTACGGGTTCGTGGCGCGTTTGTTGCGCACCGAGGTGGATGACGAGGCTCTCGGGAGGCTGCGCGCGATGAGGTTTCCTGCCGCGAGCGGCAACGATCATCTCGATGCGGGCTATCGAGGGTTGTGCGCTTATCTGAACGCAGGCGGAGAGCGCCAGCACGGCGATTTGGCCGTGGACTTCCTGCATACGTTCATCGGCGTGACGCAGGATCGAGAGCAGGTGGCTTTTCCGTACGAGTCGGTATACACCTCGCCTGAGCATCTGCTGATGCAGGATGCACGCGACGAAGTGCTGGCGGCGTACCGTGCGGCGAAGGTGGTGTTGGTGGACGAAGCGTGCGAGCCCGAGGATCATCTGGCGTTCGAGTTGGAGTTCATGCAGCTGTTGGGAGAGCGCGCCGCCGAGGCGCTGGAAGCGGGGGACGATGGATCGTGCGCGAACCTTTTGGAGGCTCGCCGTGCGTTTCTCGAGGAGCATCTGCTGAACTGGGTTCCCGATTTCGCCGACGACGTGCAACGCGTTGCACGCACGGGATTCTATCGGGCGTTGGCCGACATCGTGTTAGGGGTGCTTGAAACGGATCAAGCGTTCCTGGAAGACGTGCTGGACGATGCCGCGTAG
- a CDS encoding IS256-like element ISEle1 family transposase gives MKKILCPACGGDTKRNGKTSSGATRWRCKACGASTTQRYDNEPKLLELFLRWLLSKKTQGEFGMPGRTFRHLTNKFWDLWPVAPVCDEVHHVVEVDGLWLGRDVVIMIACTEKHVIGWHLARSENAQAWAALMARIAPPDVVITDGGKGFEKARRAVWPNTRVQRCVFHAFCQVKRQTTTRPRLQAGVELYGIAKKLMRIGSLNEAAEWLAGFSNWCTAWEGFLKEKEVVDGRIRYKHERLRTARGGLLKLCRAGTLFTYLDEGLLEGGPVPATTNRIEGGVNAQIRHMLREHRGLRLTRRVKAAFWWCYMDLEARASPKEILKEMPTDVLIAEFYRAAAEASEKDEAVGRWGTAVQWNDLHASGPYRMDYD, from the coding sequence ATGAAGAAGATACTGTGCCCTGCGTGCGGGGGCGACACGAAACGCAACGGGAAGACCTCGTCGGGGGCGACTCGTTGGCGCTGCAAGGCATGCGGCGCATCCACCACGCAACGTTACGACAACGAGCCTAAACTGCTAGAGCTGTTCCTGAGGTGGCTGCTCTCGAAAAAGACCCAAGGCGAGTTCGGCATGCCCGGACGCACCTTCCGGCATCTCACGAATAAGTTCTGGGACCTGTGGCCCGTGGCTCCTGTCTGTGACGAGGTCCACCACGTGGTGGAGGTGGATGGCCTTTGGCTGGGGCGCGACGTCGTGATTATGATCGCCTGCACCGAGAAGCACGTGATCGGCTGGCATCTAGCGAGAAGCGAGAACGCGCAGGCGTGGGCGGCGCTCATGGCGCGCATAGCCCCTCCCGACGTCGTGATTACCGATGGCGGAAAGGGGTTCGAGAAGGCGAGACGCGCCGTGTGGCCGAACACACGCGTGCAGCGCTGCGTCTTCCATGCGTTCTGTCAGGTGAAGCGCCAGACCACGACCAGGCCGCGGCTCCAGGCGGGCGTTGAGCTCTATGGCATCGCCAAGAAGCTCATGCGCATAGGTAGCCTCAACGAAGCTGCGGAGTGGCTTGCGGGCTTCTCTAATTGGTGCACGGCATGGGAAGGATTCCTAAAGGAAAAAGAGGTGGTTGACGGGCGGATCCGCTACAAGCACGAGAGGCTGCGCACTGCGCGCGGCGGGCTTCTGAAGCTTTGTAGGGCCGGTACCCTATTCACCTATCTCGACGAAGGCTTGCTCGAGGGAGGACCTGTTCCGGCGACTACGAACAGGATCGAAGGCGGCGTGAACGCCCAGATCCGCCACATGCTGCGAGAGCATCGGGGATTGAGGCTGACGAGGCGCGTCAAGGCGGCGTTCTGGTGGTGCTATATGGACCTTGAAGCCCGTGCAAGCCCGAAAGAGATCCTGAAGGAAATGCCGACGGACGTCCTGATTGCTGAGTTTTATCGAGCAGCTGCCGAAGCTAGCGAAAAAGATGAAGCGGTGGGGCGCTGGGGCACTGCTGTGCAATGGAATGACCTGCATGCAAGCGGCCCTTATCGCATGGATTACGATTAG
- a CDS encoding helix-turn-helix transcriptional regulator — protein sequence MTALIVGVACLFSTLLIYSGTVISFLRFEHTLLFVGTFAETTLLAATLFGALFLGLSLAGKRLPSMLLGAGGGMLYLCCALAFAYFSWFGSLGTALLIALAVAAALGDVCLALTWGRICARFKIKRALVAVSLASMLSAGICFLYAVLPLPGVTVLFVLSSIAAVIVPLAFSGTADSTEQTAPERAEGRTTGATLASLADVVVAPGLGLLVFAFAMAVMRTAFNESQNAYLAALALDAATLLAYTTLRKKRFALRGGMHQTFLPLMAMVLLAATSISASVGSGSGLVSFLTYALYALAAILTLATLCAIANAGEFSADLVFSTAVLLFCAASFAGQSFASVLDDDLVHVAVTVTTTLYAFVMVLSSYMRRTRDAHDEQRAAEHAEDEATPASSPDRCAQLADAHNLTAREQEILAYLAEGHSGAYISDVLFISPNTVRTHIHNIYRKLDVSSREDILRLTKG from the coding sequence ATGACAGCGCTCATCGTTGGCGTCGCCTGCCTGTTCTCCACGCTGCTCATCTATTCGGGAACGGTCATCTCGTTTCTGCGCTTCGAGCATACGTTGCTGTTCGTGGGCACCTTCGCCGAAACCACCCTGTTGGCGGCCACGCTGTTCGGCGCGCTGTTCCTCGGCTTGTCGCTGGCGGGAAAGCGCCTGCCGTCCATGCTGCTGGGCGCCGGGGGCGGCATGCTGTACCTGTGCTGCGCGCTCGCGTTCGCGTACTTCTCCTGGTTCGGCAGCTTGGGTACGGCGCTGCTCATCGCGCTTGCCGTGGCCGCCGCCCTCGGCGACGTGTGCTTGGCGCTCACGTGGGGGCGCATCTGCGCGCGTTTCAAAATCAAGCGCGCGCTCGTCGCCGTTTCCCTTGCCAGCATGCTGTCGGCCGGGATCTGCTTTCTGTACGCCGTGCTGCCCCTGCCGGGCGTGACGGTGCTGTTCGTGCTCAGCTCCATCGCGGCCGTCATCGTCCCTCTCGCGTTCTCGGGAACGGCGGACAGCACCGAGCAGACCGCCCCCGAACGCGCCGAGGGCCGCACGACGGGCGCCACCCTGGCCTCGCTGGCCGACGTGGTCGTCGCGCCCGGGCTGGGGCTGCTCGTGTTCGCGTTCGCGATGGCCGTCATGCGCACCGCGTTCAACGAGAGCCAGAACGCCTACCTGGCCGCGCTCGCGCTCGATGCCGCGACGCTGCTGGCGTACACGACCCTTCGCAAAAAGCGCTTCGCGCTGCGAGGCGGCATGCACCAGACGTTCCTGCCGCTCATGGCCATGGTGCTGCTGGCGGCCACCAGCATCTCGGCATCGGTGGGCAGCGGGTCGGGACTCGTGTCGTTTCTGACCTACGCGCTGTACGCGCTGGCGGCCATCCTCACGCTGGCCACGCTATGCGCCATCGCGAACGCGGGCGAGTTCTCGGCCGACCTCGTGTTCTCCACCGCCGTGCTGCTGTTCTGCGCAGCCTCGTTCGCCGGCCAGAGCTTCGCGAGCGTGCTCGACGACGACCTCGTCCATGTGGCGGTGACGGTCACCACCACGCTGTACGCGTTCGTCATGGTGCTCTCGTCGTACATGCGCCGCACCCGCGATGCGCACGACGAACAGCGCGCCGCCGAGCACGCCGAGGACGAGGCGACGCCCGCAAGCTCGCCCGACCGCTGCGCCCAGCTGGCGGACGCGCACAACCTCACGGCGCGCGAGCAGGAAATCCTCGCCTACCTCGCCGAAGGCCACAGCGGCGCCTACATCTCCGACGTGCTGTTCATCTCGCCGAACACGGTGCGCACCCACATCCACAACATCTATCGCAAGCTCGACGTCTCCTCGCGCGAGGACATCCTGCGCCTGACGAAGGGTTGA
- a CDS encoding FAD-binding protein codes for MELSRRNFLVGAASAGVLGAMAGLTGCAPQASSASAKNGDASSADAAVARPTYYMCDEDWLGSAPEIADADIKETKSFDVVVVGGGHAGTQAALAAAQEGAKVAVIEKHNDGEIVYRGDDICSYNSKMLEAWGFGPYDLDEIVNEYVRRANGRCNTEVIRSFVYNSGEMMDNLASLIPDTSDVFDYEGGQCIVQIAYDKPSGADYPVEVSGYKMWASTVQTVGTKNEQPVGKKQKTGISRLSEIEEYCRDAAEDLGAEWFCGQTAARCVQDADGAVKGIIAEDADGNYVKFEAAKGVILATGDFGGNTDMVWELCSECAENAERHGVDRAELMGMTDCDGSGHKIGCWAGGAIESHPRPVAGDAPSISFGPWGSTPCLWMNCNGQRFMNESFAGLVLAQSCRQPINPEAKMVGNFAIMDSKYMSYIQAGGLDHGAPNWGFPEGIEEFQAQMAAADPAAGTVEVRGLEIANRTSPFVNEIFVGATLEDALKNAGLEGEALENAKASVERYNELCAAGKDTDFGKPENLLIPIDEGPFFVATQGTNKLYGPGLNTLAGLCVNGDYQVLTASKNEVIKGLYAVGNTMGERYGNAYNCPSAGNNMGNAMTSGRVAGKHAATA; via the coding sequence ATGGAACTTTCTCGCAGGAACTTCTTGGTGGGCGCCGCCAGCGCCGGCGTCCTCGGCGCGATGGCCGGGCTGACCGGATGCGCGCCGCAGGCGTCGTCCGCGTCGGCTAAGAACGGCGACGCGTCGTCCGCCGACGCGGCGGTCGCGCGTCCGACCTATTACATGTGCGACGAGGATTGGCTGGGAAGCGCGCCCGAGATCGCCGACGCCGACATCAAAGAGACGAAGAGCTTCGACGTCGTGGTGGTGGGCGGCGGCCATGCCGGCACGCAGGCGGCGCTTGCGGCGGCGCAGGAGGGCGCGAAGGTCGCCGTCATCGAGAAGCACAACGACGGCGAGATCGTTTACCGCGGCGACGACATCTGCTCGTACAACTCCAAGATGCTGGAGGCGTGGGGCTTCGGCCCGTACGACCTCGACGAGATCGTCAACGAGTACGTGCGCCGCGCCAACGGCCGCTGCAACACCGAAGTCATCCGCTCGTTCGTGTACAACTCCGGCGAGATGATGGACAACCTGGCCTCGCTGATCCCCGACACGTCGGACGTGTTCGACTACGAGGGCGGCCAGTGCATCGTGCAGATCGCCTACGACAAGCCCAGCGGTGCCGATTACCCCGTGGAGGTTTCGGGCTACAAGATGTGGGCGTCCACGGTGCAGACGGTGGGCACGAAGAACGAGCAGCCCGTGGGCAAGAAGCAGAAGACGGGCATCTCGCGCCTGTCCGAAATCGAGGAATACTGCCGCGACGCGGCCGAGGATCTGGGCGCCGAATGGTTCTGCGGGCAGACCGCGGCGCGCTGCGTGCAGGATGCCGACGGCGCTGTTAAGGGCATCATCGCCGAGGACGCCGACGGTAACTACGTGAAGTTCGAGGCGGCCAAGGGCGTCATCCTGGCCACGGGCGACTTCGGTGGCAACACCGACATGGTGTGGGAGCTGTGCTCCGAATGCGCCGAGAACGCCGAGCGCCACGGCGTGGACCGCGCCGAGCTCATGGGCATGACCGACTGCGACGGATCCGGTCATAAGATCGGGTGCTGGGCGGGCGGCGCCATCGAGAGCCATCCCCGCCCGGTTGCGGGCGACGCGCCCTCCATCTCGTTCGGCCCTTGGGGCTCCACGCCGTGTCTGTGGATGAACTGCAACGGCCAGCGCTTCATGAACGAATCGTTCGCGGGCCTCGTGCTGGCGCAGTCGTGCCGCCAGCCTATCAACCCGGAGGCCAAGATGGTGGGCAACTTCGCCATCATGGACAGCAAGTACATGAGCTACATCCAGGCGGGCGGCCTCGATCACGGCGCTCCCAACTGGGGCTTCCCCGAGGGCATTGAGGAGTTCCAGGCGCAGATGGCGGCGGCGGATCCCGCTGCCGGCACGGTGGAAGTGCGCGGTTTGGAGATCGCGAACCGCACGAGCCCGTTCGTGAACGAGATATTCGTGGGAGCCACGCTCGAAGACGCGCTGAAGAACGCCGGTCTCGAAGGCGAGGCGCTCGAGAACGCCAAGGCCAGCGTCGAGCGCTACAACGAGCTGTGCGCCGCAGGCAAGGACACCGACTTCGGCAAGCCGGAGAACCTGCTGATCCCCATCGACGAAGGTCCGTTCTTCGTTGCCACGCAGGGCACGAACAAGCTGTACGGCCCCGGCCTGAACACCCTGGCGGGCTTGTGCGTGAACGGCGATTACCAGGTGCTGACCGCTTCGAAGAACGAGGTGATCAAGGGTCTGTATGCCGTGGGCAACACGATGGGCGAGCGCTACGGCAACGCCTACAACTGCCCCTCGGCCGGCAACAACATGGGCAACGCTATGACCAGCGGCCGCGTGGCCGGCAAGCACGCCGCAACCGCGTAG
- a CDS encoding helix-turn-helix transcriptional regulator: MGKFGFAALGKRIKLSVFSFDVQPTIALGFALHWTWVWVTFWSSTFYSISPAPGPATVGVPLEPLWLLSLLTNVLGYGALFVMSRKRPVFGRSSAVPLVAGALTLMGTLLVSYPSAASFNEASSFAYLFGALITGVGSAVEVILWGELLTILGARQTIVYSMLATVIGSAFYLLLSFLPDQVARFLTVGLPAAEMWLFTRKQSIVRTARQPSDEVAGPDAPPSGRKPRLTTTRKALLEIAGISLFFGLSYGLMKGFFALSSDNLITVRDYLNIVALILGATAILVTTSVFRMDFRHMTYQVALPLMAAGFIFFSLTYPLDLIGFALHQMGYQYFYIIIWALWALLARKLDKPVARFASLSMMMLMAGQLAGSIAGAQLVLLADDPYTMAVVAACSVFVILLVSLFAFESPFPESGWSMFDPLGQDGPAPRFRRSLKKLAEMRGLSPRETEVLELLAKGRNCSFISTQLVISEETAKTHIKRIYRKFGVHSQQALLDMIELDGDCH; encoded by the coding sequence ATGGGAAAGTTCGGCTTTGCTGCGCTGGGCAAGCGCATCAAGCTCTCCGTGTTCAGCTTCGACGTCCAGCCGACCATCGCGTTAGGTTTCGCGCTGCACTGGACGTGGGTTTGGGTAACGTTTTGGAGCTCGACCTTCTACTCCATCTCGCCCGCGCCAGGGCCGGCCACGGTAGGCGTGCCCCTCGAACCGCTCTGGCTGCTTTCGCTTTTAACGAACGTGCTAGGCTACGGCGCCCTGTTCGTCATGAGCCGCAAGCGGCCGGTATTCGGACGCAGCTCGGCCGTCCCCCTCGTAGCCGGAGCCCTTACGCTTATGGGGACGCTGCTCGTTTCGTATCCGTCGGCCGCTTCGTTCAACGAAGCGAGCTCGTTCGCCTACTTGTTCGGAGCGCTGATCACCGGAGTCGGAAGCGCCGTCGAGGTGATCCTCTGGGGCGAGCTTCTCACCATACTCGGCGCACGCCAGACCATCGTGTACAGCATGCTGGCAACCGTCATCGGCAGCGCGTTCTACCTGCTGCTGTCGTTTCTGCCCGATCAGGTTGCGCGCTTTCTGACGGTAGGACTTCCCGCTGCGGAAATGTGGCTGTTCACGCGCAAGCAGAGCATCGTGCGGACCGCGCGCCAGCCCTCCGACGAAGTCGCCGGTCCCGACGCGCCCCCATCCGGCCGCAAGCCCCGCCTCACCACGACGCGCAAGGCGCTGCTGGAGATCGCGGGCATATCGCTGTTCTTCGGCCTTTCATACGGACTCATGAAAGGCTTCTTCGCGCTGAGCAGCGACAACCTTATCACCGTGCGAGACTACCTCAACATCGTGGCGCTCATCCTGGGGGCTACCGCCATCCTCGTCACCACCAGCGTGTTCCGAATGGATTTCCGGCACATGACTTACCAGGTCGCCTTGCCGCTCATGGCGGCGGGCTTCATCTTCTTCTCGCTCACTTATCCGCTCGACCTCATCGGGTTCGCGCTGCATCAGATGGGCTACCAGTACTTCTACATCATCATCTGGGCGCTATGGGCGCTGCTGGCGCGCAAGCTGGACAAGCCGGTGGCCCGTTTCGCATCGTTGTCGATGATGATGCTCATGGCCGGCCAGCTGGCCGGCTCTATTGCAGGCGCCCAGCTCGTGCTGCTTGCCGACGACCCCTACACGATGGCCGTCGTGGCCGCATGCTCGGTGTTCGTGATCCTGCTCGTGTCGCTGTTCGCCTTCGAAAGCCCTTTCCCCGAATCGGGATGGAGCATGTTCGATCCGCTTGGCCAGGATGGACCAGCCCCGCGGTTCAGGCGCTCGCTCAAGAAGCTGGCCGAGATGAGAGGACTGTCGCCGCGCGAGACCGAGGTGCTCGAACTGCTGGCGAAAGGACGCAACTGCAGCTTCATCAGCACCCAGCTGGTCATCTCGGAGGAAACGGCGAAAACCCACATCAAGCGTATCTACCGCAAGTTCGGCGTGCACTCCCAGCAGGCGCTCCTCGACATGATCGAGCTCGACGGCGACTGCCACTGA
- a CDS encoding cysteine desulfurase family protein yields the protein MHADESSAHGGAEVYLDNAATAPMHPRVIEAVSAVMRDAYGNPSSQHAKGRAARALLDESRAVVAEAVGAFPDEIYFTSGGTEANNLAITGSCSAYARDHGRAGAVVTSALEHPSVTKTVRGLKRDGWTVFYLDARDGELDLSGLDRILDEVPDVVLATVMSVQSELGYRFPIEDVVRRCRAVGCARKTRGPLVHTDAVQAFGKLPLDVHELDADLLSFCAHKVGGPKGVGALYVRRGTRLFTTAFGGGQERGLRSGTEALPLIAGFAEAARIAHAEQAAAFERASTLRAHVVGALRHRYADVIVNSRDGGSPFIVNFSLPGTDNRAVLADLSDAGVFLSASMACSSNHTTVPPGTWREKHPLALQLAGVPASLTRCTYRLSFSDRTTVAEVDRFLEELEEVVPADQVARSA from the coding sequence ATGCATGCAGATGAGAGCTCAGCGCATGGAGGCGCTGAAGTTTATTTGGACAACGCGGCGACCGCGCCTATGCATCCGCGCGTGATCGAGGCGGTTTCCGCCGTCATGCGCGATGCGTACGGAAATCCGTCGTCCCAGCATGCGAAAGGGCGTGCAGCAAGGGCGTTGCTCGACGAGAGCCGCGCGGTCGTGGCTGAGGCGGTGGGCGCGTTTCCCGACGAGATCTATTTCACCTCGGGCGGCACGGAGGCGAACAACCTCGCCATCACGGGATCGTGCTCTGCGTACGCTCGCGATCATGGCCGTGCGGGGGCGGTGGTCACGTCCGCGCTCGAACACCCTTCGGTCACGAAAACGGTGCGCGGCCTCAAGCGCGACGGCTGGACGGTGTTTTACTTGGACGCTCGCGACGGCGAGCTCGATCTTTCCGGACTTGATCGCATATTGGACGAGGTTCCCGACGTAGTGTTGGCCACGGTGATGAGCGTGCAGAGCGAATTGGGGTACCGCTTCCCGATCGAAGACGTCGTCCGGCGTTGCCGCGCCGTCGGCTGCGCGAGAAAAACGCGCGGGCCGCTCGTGCACACCGATGCGGTGCAGGCGTTCGGGAAGCTGCCCCTCGACGTGCACGAGCTGGACGCCGACCTGCTGTCGTTCTGCGCGCACAAGGTGGGCGGTCCGAAGGGCGTCGGCGCGTTGTACGTGCGGCGCGGCACCCGGCTGTTCACCACGGCGTTCGGCGGCGGACAGGAGCGCGGGCTGCGTTCGGGCACCGAGGCGCTGCCCCTTATCGCCGGCTTCGCCGAGGCCGCGCGCATCGCGCATGCCGAGCAAGCGGCAGCATTCGAGCGCGCTTCGACCTTGCGCGCGCATGTGGTCGGCGCGCTGCGCCACCGCTACGCCGACGTCATCGTGAACTCGCGCGACGGCGGGTCTCCCTTCATCGTGAACTTCTCGCTGCCGGGCACCGACAACCGCGCGGTGCTTGCGGATCTGAGCGACGCGGGCGTGTTTCTCTCGGCATCCATGGCGTGCAGCTCCAACCACACCACGGTGCCTCCCGGCACCTGGCGCGAGAAGCATCCGCTGGCATTGCAGCTGGCGGGCGTGCCCGCCTCGCTCACTCGGTGCACCTATCGCCTCAGCTTCAGCGACCGAACCACGGTTGCCGAGGTCGATCGGTTCCTGGAAGAACTCGAGGAGGTGGTGCCCGCCGATCAGGTTGCACGTTCTGCATAG
- a CDS encoding molybdopterin-dependent oxidoreductase, with the protein MENRSNIAAPGGITRRSFVKGGAAAAAIGATGALVGCAPQGDGKASDAAAPAEDEGVWLPSQCNMCFNACSILGHVVDGKLVEIKGDDRSPAGWGHLCGKGTAGIMQLYDENRITKPMKRTNPKKGVGIDPGWEEISWDEAYDLILEKLDEQKQKNKPVIVFALITSIISWIDSMNWLGSNGNIPIPFKADICGAPTHPISALLTGCGNALPDYAHCKYLMQFGTQAGVATRHGTSITAKVFADARANGCKLVNFDPHMSGAAEKADEWVPIRPGTDAAVALAMANLLVNEYDLYDKEFLAARTNGPSLVDPATQRIVRDASKGNKALYWDLSDNTAKPYDEVKEPALEGDFEVDGIPVRTAFSIFKDSVAKYTPEYAEEVTTIPADTTRRLAKEFGEAACIGQTVEVDGLTVPYRPVAVDTFSGIARHKHGFITHWAILQLNTLVGSTFSRGGYLGFYTRNKYGFYEGDKDHAWEFTIWEEDGLIEDLNMAHGWPSNGSHYKHIREASYTPTSEAMEELQPLTMDQHFGYIAQVQPEVYGTEPSEVAFCMASNPLKNWCNHDYQAKVLESFDWIFGMDIYLNDSSYYYDLIIPEPCYLERFDPLPLSFNNHRVPGLPEVPYIVAGRMPIVEAKDNCPSALDTFGALAAKAGKTAEYSAALNDYYKLADEYKLDGKEQITAERVCDAALKSLAGKDRGIDWFRENGVLTRERKADEVYVFAAGMEGRIPLYFDFMLEAKEKIEAEVDKLGIYWETDDYIPLPEFMPCLDHEVEEEGFDLFPVYWTNAINTDTWQVENAWINEINELDDTTYFLEINAATGAAKGIKSGDKVRLSNRDGDVVEGVAVLTEFVHPECVASVGGHLNAKSDYQPIGKTKGTAVNHLVPAGDPKRMEYVGSGVDQCVRCKLEKIS; encoded by the coding sequence ATGGAGAACCGCTCCAATATCGCTGCACCGGGCGGCATCACCCGCCGCAGCTTCGTCAAGGGGGGTGCGGCGGCAGCCGCTATAGGCGCGACCGGCGCGCTCGTCGGGTGCGCCCCGCAGGGGGACGGCAAGGCGTCGGACGCCGCGGCGCCGGCCGAGGACGAGGGCGTGTGGCTGCCCTCGCAATGCAACATGTGCTTCAACGCTTGCAGCATCCTGGGCCATGTGGTGGACGGAAAGCTTGTGGAGATCAAGGGCGACGACCGCAGTCCTGCCGGCTGGGGCCATCTGTGCGGCAAGGGCACGGCGGGCATCATGCAGCTCTACGACGAGAACCGCATCACGAAGCCCATGAAGCGCACGAACCCGAAGAAGGGCGTCGGCATCGACCCGGGGTGGGAGGAGATCAGCTGGGATGAGGCGTACGATCTCATCTTGGAGAAGCTGGACGAGCAGAAGCAGAAGAACAAGCCCGTCATCGTGTTCGCGCTGATCACGAGCATCATCTCGTGGATCGACTCCATGAACTGGCTGGGCAGCAACGGCAACATTCCTATCCCGTTCAAGGCCGATATCTGCGGAGCGCCCACGCATCCCATTTCGGCTCTGCTGACCGGTTGCGGCAACGCGCTTCCCGACTACGCGCACTGCAAGTACCTCATGCAGTTCGGCACGCAAGCGGGCGTGGCCACGCGTCATGGCACCAGCATCACGGCGAAGGTGTTCGCCGACGCGCGCGCGAACGGCTGCAAGCTGGTGAACTTCGACCCGCATATGTCGGGCGCGGCCGAGAAGGCCGACGAGTGGGTGCCCATTCGCCCCGGAACCGATGCCGCGGTGGCGCTCGCCATGGCGAACCTGCTGGTGAACGAGTACGACCTATACGACAAGGAGTTCCTTGCCGCGCGCACGAACGGGCCGTCGCTGGTTGATCCGGCCACGCAGCGCATCGTGCGCGACGCGTCGAAGGGCAACAAGGCGCTGTACTGGGATCTGTCCGACAACACGGCAAAGCCCTACGACGAAGTCAAAGAGCCCGCGCTCGAAGGCGATTTCGAGGTGGACGGCATTCCGGTGCGCACGGCGTTCAGCATCTTCAAGGACTCCGTCGCGAAGTACACGCCCGAATACGCTGAAGAGGTCACGACGATCCCTGCCGACACCACGCGCCGCCTGGCCAAGGAGTTCGGCGAAGCGGCCTGTATCGGCCAGACCGTCGAGGTGGACGGGCTCACGGTGCCCTACCGCCCCGTGGCCGTGGACACGTTCTCTGGCATTGCGCGGCACAAGCATGGCTTCATCACGCACTGGGCCATCCTGCAGCTGAACACGCTCGTGGGCTCGACGTTCTCGCGCGGCGGCTACCTGGGCTTCTACACGCGTAACAAGTACGGGTTCTACGAGGGCGACAAGGATCACGCCTGGGAGTTCACCATTTGGGAAGAGGACGGCCTCATCGAGGACCTCAACATGGCGCACGGCTGGCCGTCGAACGGCTCGCATTACAAGCATATCCGCGAGGCCAGCTACACGCCCACGTCCGAGGCGATGGAGGAGCTGCAGCCCCTCACGATGGATCAGCATTTCGGCTACATCGCCCAGGTGCAGCCGGAGGTGTACGGCACCGAGCCGTCCGAGGTGGCGTTCTGCATGGCGTCGAACCCGCTGAAGAACTGGTGCAACCACGACTACCAGGCCAAGGTGCTGGAATCGTTCGACTGGATCTTCGGCATGGACATCTATCTGAACGATTCCTCCTACTACTACGACCTCATCATCCCCGAGCCGTGCTACCTCGAGCGCTTTGACCCGCTGCCGTTGTCGTTCAACAACCACCGCGTGCCCGGCCTGCCCGAGGTGCCCTATATCGTTGCCGGTCGCATGCCCATCGTTGAGGCCAAGGACAACTGCCCGTCGGCGCTGGACACGTTCGGCGCGCTCGCGGCGAAGGCAGGCAAGACCGCCGAGTACTCTGCAGCGCTCAACGACTACTACAAGCTTGCCGACGAGTACAAGCTTGACGGCAAGGAGCAGATCACGGCTGAGCGCGTGTGCGACGCCGCGCTCAAGTCGTTGGCGGGCAAGGATCGCGGCATCGACTGGTTCCGCGAGAACGGCGTGCTGACGCGCGAGCGCAAGGCCGACGAGGTGTACGTGTTCGCGGCGGGCATGGAAGGGCGCATCCCGCTGTACTTCGACTTCATGCTTGAAGCGAAGGAGAAGATCGAGGCCGAGGTTGACAAGCTGGGCATCTACTGGGAGACGGACGATTACATCCCGCTGCCCGAATTCATGCCGTGCCTCGACCACGAGGTGGAGGAGGAAGGCTTCGACCTGTTCCCCGTGTACTGGACGAACGCCATCAACACCGATACCTGGCAGGTGGAGAACGCCTGGATCAACGAGATCAACGAGCTGGACGATACCACGTACTTCTTGGAGATCAACGCGGCGACCGGTGCCGCCAAGGGCATCAAATCGGGTGACAAGGTGCGCCTGTCGAACCGCGACGGCGATGTGGTGGAAGGCGTGGCCGTGCTCACCGAGTTCGTGCATCCCGAATGCGTGGCGTCGGTGGGCGGCCATCTGAACGCGAAATCCGACTACCAGCCCATCGGCAAGACGAAGGGCACGGCGGTGAACCACTTGGTGCCCGCAGGCGATCCGAAGCGCATGGAGTACGTCGGATCCGGCGTGGACCAGTGCGTGCGCTGCAAGCTCGAGAAGATTTCCTAA